Below is a genomic region from Alosa sapidissima isolate fAloSap1 chromosome 19, fAloSap1.pri, whole genome shotgun sequence.
agctgacatgacttcggattaaatgcatcttttaaaaatgagcgtatgctgaaatcaaatcgcaaaacccagagccaattaaaggtatctatctacaacgctcagacgaaacccatgtaacacttgctgatcgagatgcattctcgcctgttccgtatataatgcgttatcaatagtgattataataataaatggaatgtagcctacctctcccaggtgcaatcattatcacctagcctactcctgaacaatgctgaactcaaatctcgaaactcgcctgtcaacaccgggaaatgcgctacacagcactaaaaaccgaatagtttatttatagttcgactacggatatttcacgtcatgttcgaataaaagtgacagccctactccctgcatagagagctgacatgacttcggattaaatgcatcttttaaaaatgagcgtatgctgaaatcaaatcgcgaaacccagagccatataaaggtatctatctacaacgctcaggcgaaacccagtaacacttgctgatcgagatgcattctcgcctgttccacatataatgcgttatcaatagtgattataataataaagggaatgtagcctacctctcccaggtgcaatcattatcacctagcctactcctgaacaatgctgaactcaatctcgaaactcgcctgtcaacaccggataatgttatcataataataattgaaggaataacctaggctacctctcgctctaaatacacccattatcacagtgagacatacattatgaacacaaatagttacttcaaaacttttattgacacgtcatatttacaggtttttggttcatactttttggattaaggcaggtgtgaagactcaatacaaatttaattgaggacatctgtacgcacaactctttcttaccatgacactgctgcatgtgttcagaaaaatgtctttactttgtatcgCACCAATATTGCTGCCCTCACAGCACCGAGTCACTAAGCTACAGgctaagtagcctaataagcaagtaggctaagctagtctctcagctataccaacaggtgtgctgtgtgtgttctggtggatgataaatggagcgatgcgatgggccagcttatcaaacttcccagcagacaggcaaacgtactcgtggtgctttttccttcatcagctcttccttcgtttagtgctcgcacatcccaagttcttcttttcttcaggcgtttcaggcttctttgctggttgtgtcctactttcaggctcgacgtaccgcccccagttggtgtggcagagtatcacagttaatccgtagtgcgcaggcgctaaccttaacaatttaacgcgcattcaggacagcagaaattggagtatgcttcacgtccacggcaaaaatgacgcacgtcttggacacgcgcaaatgtgacgcAGGAGCATGCCAGAGCCTTAAGAGTGCGGGTCTCTGTGTAAGAGTGCGGGTCTCCATGTAAGAGTGTGTAAGAGTGCGGGTCTCTATGTAAGAGTGTGTAAGAGTGCAGGTGTCCGTGTAAGAGTGCGGGTCTCTGTATAAGAGTGCGGGTCTCTATGTAAGAGTGCGGGTCTCCATGTAAGAGTGTGTAAGAGTGCGGGTCTCCATGCAAGAGTGTGTAAGAGTGCGGGTCTCCATGTAAGAGTGCAGGTCTCCATGTAAGAGTGCGGGTCTCCATGTAAGAGTGCAGGTCTCCATGTAAGAGTGCGGGTCTCCATGTAAGAGTGCGGGTATCTGTGTAAGAGTGCGGTCTCCATGTAAGAGTGCAGGTCTCCATGTAAGAGTGCGGGTCTCTGTGTAAGTAGAacggagagcagagaggagccaTAATGGAGGTGTGAAGCACAGAGTGAAATGTGTGAACAGAATGGGATTATGTGGAAGAGTCTTGCTAGGCACCACAGGGGCAGAGCATCCCTGGGGAAGAGCACATTACCTCAATCATTATGAAGacgactcatacacacacacactctcaatcgGACACACAGTCATTATGAAgacgactcacacacacacacacacacacactctcaatacTTGATCTAGCAGGAACTGGCTCagacacgggggggggggggggggggggaccctgatgtacacacatacacaccctcactcagacacacacacacacacacacacacacacacaaacacacacatgcacacacacagacacacacacacacacacacacaccacaaacactcactcacattcatAGTGGCATGTTTGGATGTGCATATAGCTATTTGTGCAAGCACGTAccaacccgcacacacacacacacacacacacacacacacacacacacacacacaaaatcacacttGGAGAGAAAGTTACCCTGACAGGGCGGAGGGGGCTCAATcgtgcctgtctgtatgtcttgTCAGCCTTAATTCTGACAGCTGTCATCTTCCAGAGGAAGCCACAGACAACTCCAACGAACCCTCAGCAAACTTTCAACACAAACTGTCATTACACACAGTCCAATGAGCACTGAATCTGCATGAACACCTGTGGCACACACCTGGATATAAAGGTGGgggtggatggtgtgtgtgtgtgtgtgtgtgtgtgtgtgtgtgtaatccttGTTTCTTTACAGCTCTTGTGCtatcatatgtgtgtgcatctgcatgtctgcatgtgtgtttctatgtgtgtgtgtgtgtgtgtgtttgtgtgcgtggtgtgtgtttgtgtgtgtgtgtgtgtgtgtgtgtctgtgtgtgtgtgtgtgtgtggtgtgtgtgtgcgtctttcaCCTCCTATCTGCTCCTGCGCACTCTGCTCCAGAGTGgtgctcatgtgtgtgggtctgtgggaTGCGTCTGCGCTCCTTAAGTCCTCTGGGGGCCACCGTAGCTCCCCActctccacctccccctccGTGGGTTCCACCACGATAGACGGCAGACGTTTGGACAGCTTTGGGTATCGCTCATGACTGTCCGGGAAGATCTGGAATGTAGCAAAGAGTGGCTCATTTAATTTCAGTTCATACCATTTAATTCAGTCCAATGTTCCCATTCACTAGTTCAGTAGTTCAGTAATTCAGCTCAGTTCATACCATATAATTCAGTTCAGTTGTACCCATTTCAATTCTATTCTATTGAGCTCAGTCTAGCTCAGTTCAATTCAGCTtggttaaaggaacacgccacccaatgtcagtagtaatatatgttcttaccttaactttcacgagttgagtcatacctctcccgtgtcggtacgtgcactcaaacgctctggtgcgcggtgtgactgtgttagcatgttgctatgctagcgggctcagacgtagccagacgtagaagtaatcaaaaacatccatgttttcccgacttaaatacagttgcacgagtagttgataaaaatgtctatggtcacacaacatgaaacgtggcgattttccaagcgaataaacaggagaactacaatgtgtggcacAATAGCactgggagtacttcgacctagggtagtaatattaattaacacctaattgtagatcctatccaccacagagtttagaatccatgcttgatcgacccctcagtagtgttgtcacgataccaaaattatgacttcgatacgatacctgccataaatatcacgatgctcgatactgaaacgatactacggcgaaagatatctggaaaagaaaggactcatacctcctccaagtgtattgggtcatttgtgttgaattcggtgcacttttgtagtgtgcaggtcaattctgggttctaaacttctaaacttcctacataattattaatttttatagtcagtaaaatagtaggcctactttgtgtgattaagacctttattgtttgttatagttaatttacattgtgttgtgttttggcaaaagtagctttaaatagccaaactaggctagatcaaggtcagtgttgaaactactgcatgcaaatcactgaatgctatgcagtagtgttaattttgtcacctatttttaatttagtcttagtcttgtgatgaaatgtcctttttagtctttgtcatatttagtcattcaaatatcatttttgttgaaaggtctcgtcattttagtctagttttagtcaaaagaaaactaaaggtatcttagtcagttttagtcaacacattttagtctttttttttttctaacaaattatttctgattaccatttgagtcaaatagtgtttcacacatctcaattttccaacaatattgtgtgtccacagggctactcgcctgttataattactcattctgattttttgtcagtcagtatgtttacatgcacaggtaagtcgagctacagttacaGTATAGCTCGGCTgagatttgaccatagacagtaaaagatttgactggaccactgtcatattcgtagaccagtgtttctcaaagtgtagtccggggatcactggtggtccgcaagctatccaagtggtccgtgagcagacgtggtaaaatataatatagatgagttgtttgcaatattgaaccaacttgtatgtaaaaacagttctgcaacactgtctatgtaagatatgccagtttaaatcatacagtatgaatccacacaataagcaaagtgcaaagtgcgtatgaactcattcggaatattttttaaaaaaagtaacagctagatattctgtcttctcattttgtagacgaaaatgaagagagattttatctgagtttttatttcatgcaaaacattttagtctcgtcttttttcgtcaacaataatgcatcttaagatagtcttagtcagtgtttcaggacattactgctgtctcgtcatcgtctcgtcttagtcatgaaaaaaaaggatgaacatatttcctctcgtctcgtctgacgaaattaacactactatgcagaggggcctaatctttaggccatctgatgtacagtataggctaccctaggccttcctgtgttcatgggatttctttgacagttgcaaagggaaaaatgtgagtaTAGTCTTCTTTgtgcccagtgtacaagtacgacgttccaaccactcaggtcttcatcagataggcctaccattacctgttgcaatatatctgtgtgcattcctacattacgtccATTTCTTTGATagcatgatttgctaccacgtaacaataagccgtttctaagacgttagtatattttttttacactgtaggaatcacatactacaacatatattcataccaacacgatcaaatttgtgactacagagttttattttagcatgagtttcctccgtaaaagagacctgcatgtaacttcacagcatgcggttaaaatccttaaattcacggatgtgttttggctttattttttggcaaaaaacgttGCTCTTTACAtccgccagtctttgagaagacgtaaaaaatatccactggaattttgtttctttctattacaccttCCAGGGAATCcttgttatgtggctaagctgctgcctagcaggtaaaacacgtttaaatggatatatttatttttattagctagaaatgatgccacatgtctacattcaatgctatttatgccACTTCGAAAGCTTGTTTAGATCACAGATtctagatccagtgattctgccgtcatggaaacgctacgtcacacttcgggACTCAACACGTAGCCTATGGTGgtaatatgctgtgggctttaattagtgcatttcgggtagcctatccaacatctgggcaataattattgaacaaattacAGTCTAcatggcatgacaaatattaccagtagtactgaccgaacatgaaatagattgtttacaagttatggtaatgatattctggcgtgaacattgcgctttcatcacgttagcaccctatgattaggctacagcttgttatgtctcgtcaaaatgattacctcattatgtctcgtcaaaattcattgatgaaggaaggttcgctttatcccagagaaccataggcctactcgtttcacttaggctagactaaatcagaagagaagaacttggcactaaccatgtagtcgtgttttctatagcatattcgttaacctgttgttctttgaactctttaaaaatgttgggatatgtctgcgaggtgtttagccatgCGTAGCCTAGACTACTGCttataaatgactttgaaatatattttacaaacaaccagcggatggtgggcgggtgcggttttgaaaattggtcaaaaaacgttggtgctgatggatggcTGATGGATGATacgttttgctatgcagttatggttgaaataatagcccatcagcgcatctctagtgtgtgtgcctctctctcgctcagaggggagggggagactgaggggtcgatcaagcatgaattctaaactctgtggtggataggatctacaattaggtgttaattaatattactacgctaggtcaaAGTACTCCCAGTGCTATTgtgccacacattgtagttctcctgtttattcgcttggaaaatcgccatgTTTTATGTTGTGTGACCgtagacatttttatcaactactcgtgcaactgtatttaagtcgggaatacgtggatgtttttgattacttctacgtctgagcccgctagcatagcaacatgctaacacagtcgTGCCGTGCACCAGATCGTTTGAGTGCACGttccgacacgggagaggtatgactcaactcgtgaaagttaaggtaaaaacatatattactactgacattgggtggcgtgttcctttaaactCAACGCAGCCCAAATCAACACTGTTATAATGGCAGATACTATACTGAGGCAAAAGGCAGTAACTGACCAGAGTGTCAAACTGAAaaaaatgactttaaagttttttgttttgtctacaCAAATGTATTATAGGTAGAGCAATGAAAATCTGGTGAATTGTTGCCCTGATGAagaaatgtgtgtatataaaaaaaaacttgtgctcaaagttgacctttgacccttattTGTCAGATACTGTACTCTGCCTTTGTATTATGTACTAAAAATAAGGAGTcgtgcaaaggcaaaaggcagtaACTGACATATAATCAATATTTGCTACCAAAGGCAGAGTATGGTAACTGTACTTGCACGTCGAAGAACAAAGCCAAAGAACAGTAACTGCAGTTGTGGCTCTCTGCCATGGTTGCTTGTATGGTTTTGGGAGTTACGGTAAACACAAccctttatttaaaaaaaaaaaaaaaaacagtcaaatTGAGTATAGATATGTATCCGCATGATAAAGGAAGTCTTTAATATCCCAAAAATGACATTAACTCATTTTCGACCAAAAATGCAGTTACTGCCTtttggctttgtagggcagTATAATAATTattctataataataatatagactTCCTTTACAATACAAAGGAGAAAAAATAATGCAACTCTAATACAGTAAATCGGTCTGATGCAGCCCACAATCAAGAGAGTGGAGTAAAATAAGAGCAATACTGTTGGACTCTTTGGTTCCTTGACCGGTTACAAACTGCATTGATTTTTTGGTGGTTTGAAATTGCCCATGATTAGGTTAAATTAGCCTCACTGGCTAAAATCGAGTGTtgccatttacaaatgagttgcTCAATGTGTAATTCAGCACAGAAAACTAGTAAAGTGGTGGATTAGCCGGAGGATGGAGTGATCTGGTCATTGACTGGCAGACTGATTGTTATGGATTTTCTGATTGACTAATTGATCCGCTGGCCAGAGGGGCGGAGAACTGACCTGGAAGGCGATGCCCTGTTCCCCAGCGGCTCCTTCCACACCGAAGTCCTCCCGACCGGGACCGGGTTCTCTGGTGTTTATCACGTCTGTCATGCTGTGGAGTGGGGGGACCAGAGAAAGAGATTGATTAGGaaggcagagacagagggagagaaagacatattgttttcttcttctttatGTTCTTTTTTCCAGTTCCAGTTCTACTGTTCCTGTGAATGCTTTTGACAATATATTGTACAACCTTGTTTCCAAAAACGTTATGACTGtgttaaaaagaaaataaaaaatcaggtaacacacacaaaatcaaacccTATATTTATAGCAAATAgtgcaaagacaacatatcaattAAATAAATGGTGATGTATGTACCAAACATTCTGTGGATAATATAAGCCAGACTCTTTGACCTAAACCTATCCAGATATGCAACCTCATGCAAAAGCTCAACCCTTGTTCAAAATGTGTTGTCTAGCGCCTGTTGTATTTTTTTCAGCTCAGACTGTACTCTCCGGAGAACATTTGGACAGATTTTGGCCTCAGGTACACCTAAAAATAATTCATTTTGACAAAGccaaagaacattgcatttgttcccacatatgtgtgtgtgcatgtgtgtgtgtaagagagagtgagagtgtgtgtgtatgcgtgtgtgtgcatctgtctaTTTGCATCTCTGTATTTATTTTGGGTTTCTCAGCATTTCTGTGGTGTCTGTTTGAGTTCAGAATGTGCCTCTCCTCCTGCTGCCCCAGATACTCTACCAGAGCAGGAGACGAGTATGAAGTGTGTTCATATCTCCCCACTGCTCAAATGAGCAAACAACAACATGCTCACCAAACACAGTTCAAGTCAGCCACAGCTTCGGCTTTTTGAATATTACTCTCACTTGACCTTTTCCAAAAAGGCGTGTTTAGACATAAGCCTTGATGGGATTCAAATGTTAGAAATACATGAATTGGCATTCGTGTGTTGACTTGTCTGTGGCTAACTCTCCTCGCGCTCCTGTGTGCTGCGTGTGTTTGGGAGCGGTCGACTGGGGCATggggtctgtgcgtgtgtgtgagtgagtcatgGGTCCTTACGGCG
It encodes:
- the LOC121693472 gene encoding protein LBH-like, with the translated sequence MTDVINTREPGPGREDFGVEGAAGEQGIAFQIFPDSHERYPKLSKRLPSIVVEPTEGEVESGELRWPPEDLRSADASHRPTHMSTTLEQSAQEQIGDEEQASSVDSSAGTEQDSN